From Tachypleus tridentatus isolate NWPU-2018 chromosome 8, ASM421037v1, whole genome shotgun sequence, a single genomic window includes:
- the LOC143222326 gene encoding 8-oxo-dGDP phosphatase NUDT18, with protein MDKIESYVEEVLEGNALYDDSASIVDYSLEEQIGELAAKGVESSVSDYKPVIKKSVTYIVAVVLVNENDEVLMMQEAKRSCAGTWYLPAGRMEPGEDILDAAKREVLEETGLEFEPTTLLMVESAQGHWYRFVVTGNVTGGELKTVSRADSESLQATWIDDLKQLDLRALDILPLIEKAREYSKRQNEAWHEPLLPSIHPHDALLLRTLFFIRKRENNKIHVLVSEKEAAHLPLCEINPTRSVHAALKKFVTSIFGPETPPHKPHGVLSVEHSGQPEDELDGLCLTLLISCKTPLEDVKIAPMYTWLELSRPLGEKLLYRMGKNLTVCLNIIK; from the exons ATGGATAAGATAGAATCATACGTTGAAGAAGTTTTAGAAGGAAATGCGCTCTATGATGATTCTGCATCTATAGTTGACTATAGCTTAGAGGAACAGATCGGAGAATTAG CTGCTAAAGGAGTGGAGTCTTCTGTGTCAGATTACAAACCTGTAATAAAAAAGTCTGTAACATACATTGTTGCTGTTGTTCTCGTGAATGAAAATGATGAAGTTCTGATGATGCAAGAAGCTAAACGTTCTTGTGCTGGGACATGGTATCTCCCTGCAGGTAGAATGGAACCTGGAGAAGATATTCTT GATGCTGCTAAGAGAGAAGTGTTGGAAGAAACAGGTCTAGAATTTGAACCAACTACCCTGCTGATGGTTGAAAGTGCTCAAGGGCATTGGTATAGATTTGTTGTAACAGGGAATGTTACAG GAGGTGAACTTAAGACAGTCTCTCGAGCTGATTCTGAATCATTGCAAGCCACATGGATAGATGATCTTAAGCAGCTAGATCTGAGAGCATTAGACATCCTCCCATTAATTGAAAAAGCACGTGAATATTCCAAAAGACAAAATGAAGCATGGCATGAGCCACTTCTTCCTTCTATTCATCCCCATGATGCACTTTTACTTCGAACTCTATTTTTCATACGTAAACGAGAAAA TAACAAGATTCATGTTCTTGTTTCGGAAAAAGAAGCAGCTCACCTTCCACTGTGTGAAATAAATCCCACAAGAAGTGTTCATGCAGCTTTGAAGAAATTTGTTACA tcaaTCTTTGGACCTGAAACTCCACCCCATAAACCTCATGGTGTGCTTTCTGTAGAACACAGTGGTCAGCCTGAAGATGAGCTTGATGGATTGTGTTTAACACTTCTAATATCTTGTAAAACCCCTCTAGAAGATGTGAAGATTGCCCCCATGTACACATGGCTTGAGCTAAGTAGACCACTGGGTGAAAAGCTACTTTATCGGATGGGCAAAAATTTGACAGtgtgtttgaatataataaaatga